TACCTTTATTATATTTTTTAGAATTAAACTAAATCTAATAATATCAAAAATTATTGTGCATCTTACACTAAAATATATTTTCAAAAAATAGAACTTAAATTTCCTTAAATTTTTTTATTTTAAATTTATTTTTATGCAAATTCTAATAAAATATTTTTTTTTTTTATATTATTTTTTAGAACTTTAATTTCTATTTCATCTAATTCATGATTAGGATGTTGAATGGGACTAGAAATTAATTTATTGAGATTTATCCCCCTAATTTCAAATACAAAAAATTTACTTAATACAGAAGCAGCATTAAAATATTTTTTAACCCAATCAATTGCTTCAATTAATTTTTTATTTTCTATTATTTTAAAAATAATTTTATTCAAAAATTTTGAAATAAATAATTTTCTTTCAATTATAATTAATTCTTCTTTATTAATAAAAATAGGATCCGCCCCATTCTATTTTTGATTTCCAAATATTATAGAAGGACTTTCATGAATAAATTGTTTTATTCTAATAACCTGACAAAAAATCTCCCCCATAATTCTTCTTTCTTACTATATAAATAATAATTTTATTATATTAATTATAATATTAAACGCCATAATTGGTGCTATTAGAGGATTTAACCAAACTTCTATTCGAAAATTAATAGCTTTCTCTTCTATTAATAATTTGGGATGGTTAATAGCTAGAATAATAATTAGAGAAAATATATGATTAATATATTTTTTACTATATTCATTTTTAAACTTAATTTTATGTTTTTCATTTTCAATATTAAATATTTTTTATATTAATCAAATTTTAAATTTTAATTTAATAACAATTATTAAAATATCTTTAATAATTAATTTTTTTTCTTTAGGAGGTTTACCTCCATTTTTAGGATTTTTCCCTAAATGAATTATTATTAATTTTTTAATAAATAGAAATATATATATATTATGTTTTATTTTTATTATATCTAGATTAATTATATTATTTTTTTATATTCGTATAATTTATCTTTCTTTTTTATTAAATTTTTTTAAATTAAAATGATTTAAAATTAAAATCAAAAATAATTTTTTCTCTATTATTAATTTTTTTTCTTTAATTTCTATAACAGGTTTAATTATAAATAGTTTTATATTTTTTTAAGGTTTTAAGTTAAAATAAACTAATAATCTTCAAAATTATTTATAAAGAATTTCTTTAAGCCTTAGAA
The Pieris rapae mitochondrion, complete genome genome window above contains:
- the ND2 gene encoding NADH dehydrogenase subunit 2 encodes the protein MYFYANSNKMFFFFMLFFSTLISISSNSWLGCWMGLEINLLSFIPLISNTKNLLNTEAALKYFLTQSIASINFLFSIILKMILFKNFEMNNFLSIMINSSLLMKMGSAPFYFWFPNIMEGLSWMNCFILMTWQKISPMILLSYYMNNNFIMLIMMLNAMIGAISGFNQTSIRKLMAFSSINNLGWLMASMMISENMWLMYFLLYSFLNLILCFSFSMLNIFYINQILNFNLMTIIKMSLMINFFSLGGLPPFLGFFPKWIIINFLMNSNMYMLCFIFIMSSLIMLFFYIRMIYLSFLLNFFKLKWFKIKIKNNFFSIINFFSLISMTGLIMNSFMFF